The window CAGACCCAGCAGTCTACCCTCTTCCTTCAGCGTGCGAAAGAAATGCCCAAAGTACCACCCTGTGCCATAGCGCCAGGTTAGGTTCATGGAGATTGGCACATGTACGAATTCGCTCATCGTGCTGCTATCCCCCGCTTGCTGATCTGCCGCCTGAAGCTAAAACGCCTGGCTGGATAAAATCATGACGTCACTCCAGGCGTACACCCCGTAGCCAGTGGCCAACGCCGTCTGCACCCCAGGCACCTGGTGCTCCCCGGCGCGCCCCATGACTTGCATGGCCGCTTCGGCCACTCTGATAACCCCCGAGGCTCCCACCGGGTTGGTCGACAGTACCCCGCCCGAGGGATTCACCGGCAGCTCCCCATCTATCAGGGTAGTGCCCTCGTCGATCAGACGACCTGCCTCCCCATCCCCACAGAATCCCAGGGCCTCATACCACGCCAGCTCGGAGTAACTCACAGGCTCGTAGAGTTCAGCCGCGTCCAGCTGGCGCAGCGGATCAACGATACCGGCCTGGCGATAAGCCTCATGGGCGGCATCTCGCAACGTGCGCATGGTCACCAGCCTGCGG is drawn from Armatimonadota bacterium and contains these coding sequences:
- a CDS encoding thiolase family protein; its protein translation is RRLVTMRTLRDAAHEAYRQAGIVDPLRQLDAAELYEPVSYSELAWYEALGFCGDGEAGRLIDEGTTLIDGELPVNPSGGVLSTNPVGASGVIRVAEAAMQVMGRAGEHQVPGVQTALATGYGVYAWSDVMILSSQAF